From Anaerohalosphaera lusitana, one genomic window encodes:
- a CDS encoding 3-deoxy-D-manno-octulosonic acid transferase has translation MEYILNTIYLLAAILVAPKALYRAFKQGRYRTGWAQRFGRIDRKHPEKPCIWIHAVSVGEVNQTRKLITDLTDRFPDHEIVISTTTDTGHARAQKLYADDHTVFFYPLDFSPFVRRAFKNLNPSACLLIELEVWPNFAAIAHKKHIPVIVVNGRLSDKSYPVYKKIKPAARWMFRKLELILAQTDEYAQRFIALGCDPQKVRVTSSLKYDTAQIADKLPGSDELAKQIDLGDEPFWVVGNTGPDEEWIALDIFTELRTHPDLQNLRMAVVPRKPERFDEVNAMIERSPYSHIRYSTIKDGNTSAEGKPDIILGDTMGDLRKFYSLAKIVFVGRSLVPMGGSDMIETAALGKCTIFGPHTFNFKQTVDALLAADAAIEVADAQELKRATLKCFTEPEYASRIASNARNVIIENQGATKKTIKAVADIIHNRS, from the coding sequence ATGGAATATATTTTAAACACAATTTACCTCCTCGCCGCGATCCTCGTCGCTCCCAAGGCCCTCTATCGCGCCTTCAAACAGGGTCGCTACCGCACCGGCTGGGCGCAGCGTTTCGGCAGGATAGACCGTAAACACCCCGAAAAACCATGCATCTGGATCCACGCCGTCAGCGTAGGCGAAGTAAACCAGACCCGCAAGCTCATCACCGACCTGACCGACCGCTTCCCCGACCACGAGATCGTCATCAGCACCACCACCGACACCGGCCACGCCCGCGCACAAAAACTCTACGCCGACGACCACACCGTCTTCTTCTACCCCCTCGACTTCTCACCCTTCGTCCGCCGCGCATTCAAAAACCTGAACCCTTCCGCCTGCCTGCTCATCGAACTCGAAGTCTGGCCAAATTTCGCCGCCATCGCCCACAAAAAGCACATCCCCGTCATCGTCGTCAACGGCCGGCTCAGTGACAAAAGCTACCCCGTCTACAAAAAGATAAAACCCGCCGCCCGCTGGATGTTCCGCAAGCTCGAACTCATTCTCGCCCAGACAGACGAATACGCCCAGCGGTTCATCGCCCTCGGCTGTGATCCCCAAAAGGTCCGCGTCACCAGCTCCCTCAAGTACGACACCGCCCAGATCGCCGACAAGCTCCCCGGCTCAGACGAACTCGCAAAACAGATCGATCTCGGAGACGAACCCTTCTGGGTCGTAGGCAACACAGGCCCCGACGAAGAATGGATCGCCCTCGACATCTTCACCGAACTCCGCACCCATCCCGACCTCCAGAACCTCCGCATGGCCGTTGTCCCGCGCAAACCCGAACGCTTCGACGAAGTCAACGCAATGATCGAACGATCCCCCTACTCTCACATCCGCTACAGCACCATCAAAGACGGCAACACCTCCGCCGAAGGCAAACCCGACATCATCCTCGGCGACACAATGGGCGACCTCCGCAAATTCTACTCCCTCGCAAAGATCGTCTTCGTTGGCAGATCACTGGTCCCAATGGGCGGCTCGGACATGATCGAAACCGCCGCCCTCGGCAAGTGCACCATCTTCGGCCCGCACACATTCAACTTCAAACAGACCGTCGACGCCCTCCTCGCCGCGGACGCAGCCATCGAAGTCGCCGACGCACAAGAACTAAAACGCGCCACCCTCAAATGCTTCACCGAACCAGAATACGCCTCCCGCATCGCCTCGAACGCCCGCAACGTCATCATCGAAAACCAGGGCGCCACCAAAAAAACAATAAAAGCGGTTGCAGACATAATCCACAACCGCTCGTAA
- a CDS encoding Gfo/Idh/MocA family oxidoreductase: MSQSNRFNRRQFLKASAGVIGAFTIVPRHVLGGNGHVAPSEMLNHAIIGCGGICSAHLGYVAEDPRRKLVALCDVDSDRLAGKLAGVDKGVKGYEDFRDVLARPDVDVVHVATPPHWHGLMSVAAAEAGKDIWCEKPMTRTIYEGQKVVEAVQRNNRIFRINTWFRFKGGFAGGYHTYDGSGAEVRPTRKLVKSGLLGWPLKVTIGRASGLNWKQDVWVGKTGLVPQSVPDNLNYDMWLGPAPRKYYHPHRTHASFRGYWDYDGGGLGDMGQHYLDPVQFILGKDNTSPQEVIVETQQQHTDAVLPWRRVTYKYADGCEVILDGDNRDENAAFIEGPGGKLYKNFKSDIPNIKQKVAEMPDLEPVVTDFTEAVLNRKKFALNEVNGHRSCTMVNMAKIAVRLGRNLKFDPDKQMFIGDDEANRMMRQPMRAPWVI; the protein is encoded by the coding sequence ATGTCACAGTCGAACAGGTTCAACAGACGACAGTTTTTGAAGGCAAGTGCGGGGGTGATCGGGGCGTTCACTATCGTTCCGCGGCACGTACTTGGGGGCAACGGGCATGTGGCTCCCAGTGAGATGCTCAATCACGCGATCATCGGCTGCGGCGGCATCTGCAGTGCTCATCTGGGTTATGTAGCTGAAGATCCGAGGCGCAAGCTGGTTGCTTTGTGCGATGTCGATTCGGATCGGCTGGCAGGCAAGCTGGCGGGCGTCGACAAGGGCGTGAAGGGTTATGAGGATTTCCGGGATGTACTCGCTCGGCCGGACGTTGATGTTGTGCACGTTGCGACGCCGCCTCACTGGCACGGTCTTATGAGTGTTGCGGCTGCCGAGGCGGGCAAGGATATATGGTGCGAGAAGCCTATGACGCGGACGATCTATGAGGGTCAGAAGGTCGTCGAGGCTGTTCAGCGGAACAACCGCATATTCAGGATCAATACGTGGTTCCGGTTCAAGGGCGGTTTTGCAGGCGGATACCATACTTATGACGGCAGCGGCGCTGAGGTAAGGCCCACACGCAAGCTGGTCAAGAGCGGTCTTTTGGGATGGCCGTTGAAGGTGACGATAGGCAGGGCGAGCGGTCTGAACTGGAAGCAGGATGTCTGGGTCGGTAAGACCGGGCTTGTTCCGCAGTCTGTGCCGGACAATCTCAATTATGACATGTGGCTGGGGCCGGCGCCGCGCAAGTATTATCATCCGCATCGCACACATGCTTCGTTCCGTGGTTACTGGGATTACGACGGCGGCGGACTGGGTGATATGGGACAGCACTACCTGGATCCTGTGCAGTTTATACTGGGCAAGGACAATACGAGTCCGCAGGAAGTTATCGTCGAGACACAGCAGCAGCATACGGATGCTGTTCTGCCGTGGCGGCGGGTGACATACAAGTATGCCGACGGCTGCGAGGTCATACTGGACGGCGACAACCGTGACGAAAATGCAGCGTTTATCGAGGGGCCTGGCGGTAAGCTGTATAAGAATTTCAAGTCGGACATTCCGAATATCAAGCAGAAGGTGGCTGAGATGCCTGACCTTGAGCCGGTCGTTACGGACTTCACCGAGGCGGTTCTTAATCGCAAGAAGTTTGCCCTGAACGAGGTCAACGGGCACCGTTCGTGTACGATGGTGAACATGGCGAAGATCGCGGTGAGGCTTGGCAGAAATCTGAAGTTCGATCCGGACAAGCAGATGTTCATCGGT